A genomic stretch from Flavobacterium nitratireducens includes:
- a CDS encoding undecaprenyl-diphosphate phosphatase, whose translation MNTLQAIVLAIIEGITEFLPISSTGHMIIASTFYGIAQEDFTKLFTIVIQLGAILSVLVLYFKRFFQSFDFYFKLLVGFIPAVVLGLLFSKKIDELLESPVMVAISLLVGGIILLKVDDWFNTSEETEITYTKAVKIGLFQCLAMIPGVSRSGASIVGGMSQKLSRTAAAEFSFFLAIPTMLGATAKKCFDYYQDGYVLTGDQINLLVIGNIVAFIVALLAIKSFITFLSNRGFKIFGYYRIAAGLILLIIHYFIHPLTVI comes from the coding sequence ATGAACACATTACAAGCTATTGTTCTTGCTATCATTGAAGGAATTACCGAATTCTTACCTATTTCTTCAACCGGACACATGATTATTGCGTCTACTTTTTACGGAATCGCACAAGAAGATTTCACAAAGCTTTTTACTATTGTTATCCAATTAGGTGCTATTCTATCTGTTTTGGTATTGTACTTCAAACGCTTTTTTCAATCTTTTGATTTTTATTTCAAATTATTGGTAGGCTTCATTCCTGCTGTCGTTTTAGGTTTGCTTTTCAGCAAAAAAATCGACGAATTATTAGAAAGTCCAGTAATGGTAGCCATCTCATTATTAGTGGGTGGAATCATTTTACTGAAAGTAGATGATTGGTTTAATACTTCCGAAGAAACTGAAATCACTTATACTAAAGCAGTAAAAATTGGATTGTTTCAATGTTTAGCCATGATTCCAGGAGTTTCCCGAAGTGGCGCATCCATTGTTGGAGGAATGTCTCAAAAATTATCCAGAACTGCTGCTGCCGAGTTTTCATTTTTCTTGGCAATCCCAACAATGTTGGGAGCAACTGCTAAAAAATGTTTTGATTATTACCAAGACGGTTATGTATTAACTGGTGACCAAATTAACCTATTAGTTATTGGTAATATTGTAGCTTTTATTGTTGCACTTTTAGCCATCAAATCGTTTATTACTTTTTTAAGTAATAGAGGATTTAAAATTTTTGGTTATTATCGTATTGCTGCTGGATTAATCCTGTTGATTATCCATTATTTCATTCACCCTCTGACGGTTATCTAA
- a CDS encoding leucine--tRNA ligase: MKYNPNEIEAKWQKYWADHKTFAAENNSAKPKHYVLDMFPYPSGAGLHVGHPLGYIASDVYSRYKRHQGFNVLHPMGYDSFGLPAEQYAIQTGQRPEDTTRVNIDGGVDKEGNQIAGYRKQLDKIGFSFDWDREVRTSNPDYYKHTQWIFIQLFNSWYNKDSDKAEDISTLIAIFEKEGNTNVNAVCDDSIQSFSAAEWNAFAKEEQEKILLQYRLTYLAETEVNWCPGLGTVLANDEIVNGVSERGGYPVVRKKMTQWSMRISAYAERLLQGLDSIDWSESIKESQRNWIGKSVGAMVTFKVRSQELEVRSEELKIDVFTTRPDTIFGVTFMTLAPEHELVAQITTPEQKEAVEAYIEKTAKRSERERMADVKTISGVFTGAYAEHPFTKEAIPVWIGDYVLAGYGTGAVMAVPCGDERDYAFANFFKGTNGMPEIKNIVDKDISEAAFGAKEGFQLVNSDFLNGMGYKDGTQKVIAELEKLGQGYGKVNYRLRDAVFSRQRYWGEPFPVYYVNGLPKMIDAQHLPIILPEVEKYLPTEDGLPPLGNAAVWAWDTVQNAVVSTQLADNKTVFPLELNTMPGWAGSSWYWMRYMDAHNENEFAGQDALKYWESVDLYIGGSEHATGHLLYSRFWNKFLKDKGFAPTEEPFKKLINQGMILGTSAFVYRIDYFDNKKSPVFISFSLTSKSNQELHKLINANNVVDIVDAFTITKIHVDVNFVNASDELDIEKFKAWREDYANAEFITEENGKYIVGREVEKMSKSKYNVVTPDNICAEYGADTLRLYEMFLGPLEQAKPWNTAGISGVFGFLKKLWRLYFDDNGLIVTNDEPTKDNLKTLHKTIKKVAEDIENFSFNTSVSQFMICVNELSSQNCHSRAILEPLAVVISSYAPHIAEELWSALGHEGSIATVAFPKFEEKHLVESEKEYPVSFNGKMRFTIKLPLDLTKEQIEEIVMKDERTQKQLDGRTPNKVIIVPGKIINLVGVEINSNILKFQIPIVTLSLSKCNWDLDFFLEFFN, translated from the coding sequence ATGAAATACAATCCGAACGAAATAGAAGCCAAATGGCAAAAATACTGGGCTGATCATAAAACTTTTGCAGCCGAAAATAATTCAGCTAAACCAAAACACTACGTTTTAGATATGTTTCCTTATCCTTCGGGAGCTGGATTACACGTGGGGCATCCGCTGGGATATATTGCTTCGGATGTGTATTCAAGATATAAAAGACATCAAGGATTTAATGTGTTGCACCCAATGGGTTACGACAGTTTTGGATTGCCAGCCGAACAATATGCGATTCAAACAGGGCAACGTCCGGAAGATACAACTCGCGTGAATATTGACGGTGGTGTGGATAAAGAAGGAAACCAAATTGCAGGTTACCGCAAGCAATTGGATAAAATAGGATTTTCATTTGATTGGGACAGAGAAGTGCGAACTTCAAATCCGGATTATTACAAACATACGCAATGGATTTTTATCCAATTATTCAATTCTTGGTACAACAAAGATTCAGATAAGGCCGAAGATATTTCGACTTTAATTGCCATTTTTGAAAAAGAAGGGAATACAAATGTAAATGCAGTTTGCGATGATTCTATTCAATCTTTTTCTGCTGCTGAGTGGAATGCTTTCGCAAAAGAAGAACAAGAAAAAATATTGTTGCAATACCGTTTGACCTATTTAGCAGAGACCGAAGTAAACTGGTGTCCAGGATTAGGAACTGTTTTAGCCAATGACGAAATTGTAAACGGAGTTTCAGAACGTGGAGGATATCCTGTAGTTCGTAAAAAAATGACCCAATGGAGCATGCGTATTTCGGCTTATGCCGAGCGTTTATTACAAGGTTTGGACTCGATTGATTGGAGCGAATCGATTAAAGAAAGCCAAAGAAACTGGATTGGAAAATCGGTTGGTGCGATGGTGACTTTCAAAGTTAGAAGTCAGGAGTTAGAAGTTAGAAGTGAGGAACTTAAGATTGACGTATTTACAACAAGACCAGATACTATTTTTGGAGTGACTTTTATGACTTTGGCACCAGAACACGAATTGGTAGCTCAAATCACTACTCCGGAACAAAAAGAAGCGGTTGAGGCTTATATCGAAAAAACCGCTAAACGTTCGGAGCGTGAGCGTATGGCGGATGTAAAAACCATTTCAGGTGTATTTACTGGAGCTTATGCAGAACATCCATTTACTAAAGAAGCGATTCCAGTTTGGATTGGGGATTATGTGTTGGCAGGATACGGAACAGGTGCTGTAATGGCGGTTCCTTGTGGAGATGAAAGAGATTATGCTTTTGCAAATTTCTTCAAAGGAACTAATGGAATGCCTGAAATTAAAAATATTGTAGATAAAGATATTTCGGAAGCAGCTTTTGGTGCCAAAGAAGGTTTCCAATTAGTGAACTCTGATTTCTTAAATGGTATGGGTTACAAAGATGGGACCCAGAAAGTAATTGCCGAATTAGAAAAATTAGGACAAGGTTACGGGAAGGTAAATTACCGTTTACGTGATGCGGTTTTCTCTCGTCAGCGTTATTGGGGAGAGCCATTCCCGGTTTATTATGTGAATGGTTTGCCAAAAATGATTGATGCACAACATTTGCCAATTATTTTGCCGGAAGTGGAGAAATATTTACCAACAGAAGATGGTTTGCCTCCGTTAGGGAATGCAGCAGTTTGGGCTTGGGACACAGTTCAGAATGCAGTGGTCAGTACGCAGTTGGCAGACAATAAAACAGTATTCCCGTTAGAATTAAACACTATGCCGGGTTGGGCGGGAAGTTCATGGTATTGGATGCGTTATATGGATGCGCACAATGAAAATGAATTTGCTGGTCAGGACGCATTGAAATATTGGGAATCGGTTGATTTGTATATTGGAGGAAGTGAGCACGCAACAGGTCACTTGTTGTATTCTCGTTTTTGGAATAAATTCTTAAAAGACAAAGGTTTTGCGCCAACTGAAGAGCCATTCAAAAAACTGATCAATCAGGGAATGATTTTGGGAACAAGTGCTTTTGTTTATAGAATTGATTATTTTGACAACAAAAAATCTCCAGTTTTTATTTCTTTCAGTTTAACATCAAAATCAAATCAAGAATTACATAAACTAATAAATGCAAATAATGTTGTAGATATTGTTGATGCTTTTACCATAACAAAAATACATGTTGATGTCAATTTCGTAAACGCTTCTGATGAATTAGATATCGAAAAATTCAAAGCCTGGAGAGAAGATTATGCCAATGCAGAATTCATCACAGAAGAAAACGGAAAATACATTGTAGGTCGCGAGGTTGAAAAAATGTCGAAATCCAAATACAATGTAGTTACGCCTGACAATATCTGTGCAGAATATGGTGCGGATACATTGCGTTTGTACGAAATGTTCTTAGGGCCATTAGAGCAGGCAAAACCATGGAATACAGCTGGTATTTCGGGAGTTTTTGGTTTCTTGAAAAAATTATGGCGTTTGTATTTTGATGATAATGGTTTGATTGTTACGAATGATGAACCAACGAAAGACAACTTAAAAACCTTGCACAAAACCATCAAAAAAGTAGCGGAGGATATCGAGAATTTCTCATTCAATACTTCGGTTTCTCAGTTTATGATTTGTGTTAACGAATTGTCTTCTCAAAATTGTCATTCTCGTGCAATTCTAGAGCCATTGGCTGTTGTAATTTCTTCTTATGCTCCGCATATTGCTGAGGAGTTATGGAGCGCTTTAGGACATGAAGGTTCGATTGCAACGGTGGCTTTCCCTAAATTCGAAGAAAAACATTTAGTAGAATCAGAAAAAGAATATCCGGTTTCTTTCAACGGAAAAATGCGTTTTACTATTAAATTGCCTTTGGATTTAACTAAGGAGCAAATTGAGGAAATCGTAATGAAAGACGAAAGAACCCAAAAACAATTAGACGGTAGAACACCAAATAAGGTGATTATCGTTCCTGGGAAAATTATTAATTTGGTGGGGGTAGAAATAAATTCCAATATTTTAAAATTCCAAATTCCAATTGTCACACTGAGCTTGTCGAAGTGTAATTGGGATTTGGATTTTTTTTTGGAATTTTTTAACTAG
- a CDS encoding sulfite exporter TauE/SafE family protein: MDYTTIGLLFLFALVAFLYSSVGHGGASGYLAIMALAGIAPAMMKQSALVMNLAVSLFSFIGFYRAGAFKLKLFLPFMLASIPLAYWGGTMSLPDAIYKKILGICIFISIIRLIYQFEDSKEPNREIPLWAGLFSGGSIGLLSGLLGIGGGIILSPLMLLMRWAKLKETAAVSALFIFVNSLSGLYGQVQKGGFNLTEDLQIAVMATIIGGLLGSYFGSQKFNSKTLKYLLALGLTIAGLKLLFT, from the coding sequence ATGGATTATACTACCATAGGTTTGCTTTTTTTATTTGCATTAGTCGCCTTTTTATATTCCTCTGTTGGTCATGGCGGTGCTAGCGGTTATCTGGCGATTATGGCATTAGCAGGAATAGCTCCAGCCATGATGAAACAATCCGCTTTAGTGATGAATTTAGCGGTATCCTTATTTTCTTTTATAGGTTTTTATAGAGCTGGTGCATTTAAACTAAAACTTTTTCTTCCGTTTATGTTAGCCAGTATACCCTTAGCCTATTGGGGTGGAACCATGAGTTTACCAGATGCTATTTATAAAAAAATATTGGGGATTTGCATTTTTATTTCGATCATTCGCCTTATCTACCAATTTGAAGACAGCAAGGAACCTAATCGAGAAATCCCTTTATGGGCTGGATTATTTTCAGGAGGTAGTATCGGATTACTTTCGGGACTACTGGGCATTGGCGGAGGAATTATTTTAAGTCCGCTGATGTTATTAATGCGTTGGGCCAAATTAAAAGAAACGGCGGCTGTATCGGCATTGTTCATTTTTGTTAATTCCTTGTCTGGATTATATGGTCAAGTTCAAAAAGGTGGATTTAATCTAACCGAAGATTTACAAATAGCTGTCATGGCAACAATAATAGGTGGACTTTTGGGATCTTATTTTGGTAGTCAAAAATTCAACAGCAAAACATTAAAATATCTTTTAGCACTTGGATTAACTATTGCAGGATTAAAATTGCTTTTTACATAA
- a CDS encoding DUF4271 domain-containing protein: MTEYLLHPRITESKDWATALFVLAFGIIAIIKAVYGNRFSDFINLIFSDKYSKVYRDSSQLKSSFTISLFLVQVISFAFFIQISLSLFGYASKTDWILYIRIVTFLLFFILSKFLVEKIIATTFNIEEFMEQFNLQKITYRTYIGIIILPINIILFYYNAVSQNIPIAIITIILLLSVLTYSLAIKKYQNVIFSKLFYFILYLCTLEIAPYFFMYYLFTKGSA; this comes from the coding sequence ATGACAGAATATCTCCTACATCCGAGAATTACAGAAAGCAAAGACTGGGCAACAGCATTATTTGTTCTGGCCTTTGGAATTATTGCGATAATTAAAGCCGTTTATGGCAATCGCTTTAGTGATTTTATTAATCTCATTTTCTCCGACAAATATTCTAAAGTCTATCGTGATAGCAGTCAATTAAAAAGCAGTTTTACTATTTCTTTATTTTTAGTTCAAGTAATTTCATTTGCCTTTTTTATCCAAATTTCGTTGAGTTTATTTGGCTATGCCTCAAAAACCGATTGGATCTTATACATTCGTATCGTAACTTTTCTCCTCTTTTTCATTTTATCGAAGTTTTTAGTCGAAAAAATTATCGCTACAACTTTCAATATTGAAGAATTTATGGAGCAATTTAACCTCCAAAAAATCACTTATCGAACGTATATTGGAATTATCATTCTTCCTATCAATATTATACTTTTTTACTATAATGCTGTTTCACAGAATATTCCTATAGCAATAATTACCATTATACTATTGCTAAGTGTACTAACATACTCACTTGCTATAAAAAAATATCAAAATGTAATATTCAGTAAGTTGTTTTATTTTATTTTATATCTTTGCACCCTCGAAATAGCTCCCTATTTTTTTATGTATTATTTGTTTACAAAAGGGAGCGCTTAG
- a CDS encoding alginate export family protein codes for MKKKLLFHLFFVTSLFFVGKIFAQDNSAITHLLLQKKLITQKEADSILNLNTVPQKTNLENKNFTLGLEFRPRMEYRDGYRQLRTSDSKAAFFGTQRSRLNFSYDQPKFKFHTSIQDLRVWGQYGQTSSSGSLNVFEAYVEAGITDHFSVKMGRQKLELDNGRLFSAANWSQAARAHDGINLIYNSKNIHSEFISAFNQTSERIFETNYAPTTFTNYKMLHVHYLKAKLSPHFNLSTLNSADGYESKINPRTMYTRATSGGRIEFEKENLYLTLSGYYQYGQLQDGNKISAYYFQPEIQWKKNKFTTRLGAEYMSGDNADKPSSTSKSFVTLYGIAWRFMGNMDYFISFPSDLKNGGLINPYLHLIYDVNSKLCLRSDFHLFYLQNKVKDNLNNNIKPYLGFENDLSAHYKYNNFTMIDFGFSFMAAEKSLEKIKGGNSNITPVWSYLMITFKPELFSLKK; via the coding sequence ATGAAAAAAAAGCTTCTATTTCACCTGTTTTTCGTTACCTCATTATTTTTTGTTGGAAAAATTTTCGCCCAAGACAATAGCGCAATCACCCATTTGTTGCTGCAAAAAAAACTGATTACTCAAAAAGAAGCCGATTCAATATTAAATTTAAACACTGTTCCCCAAAAGACCAATTTAGAAAACAAAAATTTCACTTTAGGATTAGAATTTCGTCCAAGAATGGAATATCGAGATGGTTACAGACAATTAAGAACTTCGGATTCGAAAGCAGCTTTTTTTGGCACACAAAGAAGCCGATTGAATTTTTCATACGACCAACCAAAATTTAAATTTCATACTTCGATTCAGGATCTCAGGGTTTGGGGGCAATATGGCCAAACTTCAAGTTCTGGTTCTTTGAATGTATTTGAAGCCTATGTCGAGGCAGGAATTACAGATCATTTTTCGGTAAAAATGGGTCGCCAAAAACTGGAATTAGACAACGGCCGACTTTTTTCGGCGGCCAACTGGAGTCAGGCAGCCAGAGCTCACGATGGAATCAACCTGATTTACAATAGTAAAAACATACATTCTGAATTCATCTCGGCTTTCAATCAAACTTCCGAACGAATTTTCGAAACCAATTATGCACCAACAACATTTACCAATTATAAAATGCTTCATGTGCATTACTTAAAGGCAAAATTGAGTCCTCATTTTAACCTATCTACACTCAATTCGGCTGATGGTTATGAAAGTAAAATCAATCCAAGAACCATGTACACACGTGCTACTTCGGGTGGTCGAATTGAATTTGAAAAAGAAAATCTATACCTAACGTTGAGTGGTTACTATCAATATGGTCAATTACAGGATGGAAATAAAATTTCGGCCTATTATTTTCAACCTGAAATTCAATGGAAGAAAAACAAATTTACCACACGCTTAGGAGCAGAATACATGAGTGGCGATAATGCTGATAAACCCAGTTCAACCTCTAAATCTTTTGTTACGCTTTATGGTATAGCCTGGCGTTTTATGGGTAACATGGACTATTTTATCTCTTTTCCATCTGATTTAAAAAATGGTGGATTAATCAATCCTTACCTACACCTTATTTATGATGTGAATAGCAAACTATGTCTGCGTTCTGATTTTCATTTGTTTTACTTACAAAACAAAGTAAAAGACAATTTGAATAACAATATCAAACCTTATTTGGGTTTTGAAAACGATTTATCCGCTCATTACAAATACAATAACTTTACGATGATTGATTTTGGTTTTTCCTTCATGGCTGCCGAAAAAAGCTTGGAGAAAATCAAAGGAGGAAATAGCAACATCACTCCCGTATGGAGCTATTTAATGATCACTTTTAAACCTGAATTATTTAGCTTAAAGAAATAA
- a CDS encoding DUF3098 domain-containing protein — MENNKQEFLFDKVNYKFLFIGIAVITIGFILMSGGGSDDPKVYSDAIFDFRRIRLAPTTVLIGFGITIYSIFKKINSYRF, encoded by the coding sequence ATGGAAAACAATAAACAAGAATTCTTATTTGATAAAGTAAACTACAAATTTCTATTTATAGGAATTGCTGTAATTACGATAGGTTTTATTTTAATGTCAGGTGGTGGCAGCGATGATCCTAAGGTTTACAGCGATGCTATTTTTGACTTTAGAAGAATCCGATTAGCACCAACAACCGTTTTAATTGGTTTTGGAATTACCATTTATTCCATTTTTAAAAAAATAAATAGTTATCGTTTTTAG
- a CDS encoding DUF4296 domain-containing protein, with protein sequence MKKTVSFLVIVMLFLSCKDDAVKEPERLIDREVMENIIYDLSLLEVIKYNEPGTTEKYIVNPKEFILRKYKVDSAQFAQSNIYYASDFEKYKAMYDSVVKRMERNKVHYDSLVKKQIKKDSLIQAKKEKMDSLANAKKVALAKKDSLKKLKKKDSLLLKKKTISTKKKILSTTKAATIKTSKAVN encoded by the coding sequence ATGAAAAAAACGGTTTCATTTTTAGTAATTGTAATGTTGTTCTTAAGCTGTAAAGACGATGCGGTTAAAGAACCAGAACGTCTTATTGATCGAGAGGTGATGGAAAACATTATATATGATTTATCGCTGCTTGAAGTGATAAAATACAATGAACCTGGTACTACCGAGAAATACATAGTAAATCCAAAGGAATTTATTTTAAGAAAATACAAAGTTGATAGTGCTCAATTTGCGCAAAGCAACATTTATTATGCATCAGATTTTGAAAAATACAAAGCGATGTATGATAGTGTTGTGAAACGTATGGAAAGAAATAAAGTTCATTATGATTCCTTGGTTAAAAAACAAATCAAGAAAGATTCTTTAATTCAAGCTAAAAAAGAAAAAATGGACTCACTTGCTAATGCTAAAAAAGTAGCTTTGGCTAAGAAAGATTCATTAAAAAAGCTAAAGAAAAAAGATTCACTGCTTTTGAAGAAAAAAACAATTAGCACCAAGAAAAAAATACTTTCAACTACCAAAGCCGCAACGATTAAAACCAGTAAAGCCGTTAATTAA
- a CDS encoding zinc metallopeptidase, whose protein sequence is MGSGYLILAGAIMLFSWLVSSRLKSKFEHYSQLRLQNGMSGAEIAQKMLSDNGIYDVRVISTPGQLTDHYNPADKTVNLSEAVYNERNAAAAAVAAHECGHAVQHARGYEWLTMRSKLVPFVNIASSYMQWILLAGIFTLKTFPGLLLFGIILFATTTLFSIVTLPVEYDASNRALAWLKAKNMLNPAEYAGAEDSLKWAARTYVVAALGSIATLLYYLSIYLGGNRRE, encoded by the coding sequence ATGGGAAGTGGATATTTAATTCTTGCAGGAGCAATAATGCTTTTTAGCTGGTTAGTAAGTTCGCGATTAAAAAGTAAGTTTGAGCATTATTCACAATTGCGTTTGCAAAATGGGATGAGTGGTGCTGAGATTGCTCAGAAAATGTTATCGGATAATGGAATTTATGATGTTCGAGTTATTTCGACTCCAGGTCAATTAACAGATCATTATAATCCGGCAGATAAAACAGTGAATTTAAGTGAAGCTGTTTATAACGAACGCAATGCAGCAGCGGCAGCAGTGGCTGCTCACGAATGTGGTCACGCGGTTCAACACGCACGTGGTTATGAGTGGCTGACTATGCGATCTAAATTAGTGCCTTTTGTAAATATAGCTTCGTCTTATATGCAATGGATTTTGCTAGCTGGTATTTTTACATTGAAAACATTTCCGGGGCTATTGCTTTTTGGTATCATTTTGTTTGCTACAACAACCTTATTCTCGATTGTTACTTTACCAGTAGAATATGATGCGAGTAATCGTGCTTTGGCTTGGTTAAAAGCTAAAAATATGTTGAATCCAGCGGAGTATGCTGGAGCAGAAGATTCGTTGAAATGGGCAGCTCGTACTTATGTAGTAGCGGCTTTGGGTTCGATTGCAACCTTATTGTATTATCTTTCTATTTATTTAGGAGGAAATAGGAGAGAATAG
- the truB gene encoding tRNA pseudouridine(55) synthase TruB: MTREEYLEGQVLLIDKPLKWSSFQAVNKLKYLLINKVGLPKKFKIGHAGTLDPLATGLLLICTGKFTKRIAELQGQAKEYTGTFYIGATTPSYDLETEIDANFPTAHIDEALIHETVKQFLGEIDQKPPIFSAIKKDGKRLYEHARAGEEVEISSRKTTIHEFEITRIALPEIDFRVVCSKGTYIRSLAYDFGKALNSGSHLTVLRRTKIGDYDVKNAIDITLFEESIISTHNNNQS; encoded by the coding sequence ATGACGCGCGAAGAATATCTAGAAGGACAAGTTTTATTAATAGACAAACCTTTGAAATGGAGTTCATTTCAAGCGGTGAATAAATTAAAATATTTACTCATCAACAAAGTAGGATTGCCTAAAAAATTCAAAATCGGTCATGCTGGAACTCTCGATCCATTAGCGACTGGTTTGTTACTAATTTGCACTGGAAAATTCACCAAAAGAATTGCTGAACTTCAGGGACAGGCCAAAGAATATACCGGTACTTTTTATATTGGCGCCACTACGCCTTCTTATGATTTAGAAACCGAAATCGACGCTAATTTTCCAACAGCACATATTGACGAAGCTTTAATTCACGAAACGGTGAAACAATTTTTAGGCGAAATTGATCAAAAACCACCCATTTTTTCGGCTATCAAAAAAGACGGAAAACGCCTTTACGAACACGCCCGTGCCGGAGAAGAAGTGGAAATTTCCAGTCGAAAAACTACCATTCACGAATTTGAAATCACCCGAATTGCATTACCCGAAATTGATTTCAGAGTAGTTTGCAGCAAAGGAACTTACATTCGTTCTCTAGCTTATGATTTTGGAAAAGCCTTGAATTCTGGTTCGCACCTAACCGTTTTGCGTCGTACTAAAATTGGCGATTATGATGT
- a CDS encoding polyprenol monophosphomannose synthase → MNNCIVIIPTYNEIENVESIIRATLSQHKHFHVLIVDDNSPDHTADRVRLLQTEFEGRLFLESRKQKSGLGTAYVHGFKWALAHNYEFIFEMDADFSHNPHDLEKLYNACHFGDADLAIGSRYVTGVNVVNWPLNRVLLSYFASVYVRMITGMLIHDATAGFVCYKREVLEKINLDKIKFVGYAFQIEMKYRTFCNNFKITEVPIIFTDRTKGQSKMSNSIIVEAVFGVVALRLKKLVNRL, encoded by the coding sequence ATGAATAATTGTATTGTTATAATTCCAACCTATAACGAAATTGAAAATGTAGAAAGTATAATAAGGGCAACACTTTCGCAGCACAAACATTTTCATGTACTTATAGTGGATGATAATTCTCCAGATCATACGGCCGATAGAGTTCGTTTGTTACAAACAGAATTTGAGGGGCGTTTATTTCTAGAAAGCCGAAAACAAAAATCAGGTTTAGGAACTGCTTATGTTCATGGTTTTAAGTGGGCATTAGCACATAATTATGAATTTATTTTCGAAATGGATGCCGATTTTTCACATAATCCGCATGATTTAGAAAAGTTGTATAATGCTTGTCATTTTGGTGATGCCGATTTAGCTATCGGTTCACGCTATGTAACCGGAGTAAATGTAGTGAACTGGCCATTAAACAGGGTGCTGCTGTCTTATTTTGCTTCCGTTTATGTTCGAATGATTACTGGAATGCTTATACATGATGCCACAGCTGGTTTTGTATGTTACAAAAGAGAGGTTTTAGAAAAAATCAACCTTGACAAAATTAAGTTCGTAGGTTATGCGTTTCAAATAGAAATGAAGTACCGTACTTTTTGTAATAATTTTAAAATTACCGAAGTTCCTATTATTTTTACCGATAGAACGAAAGGACAATCTAAGATGAGTAATTCTATAATTGTCGAAGCTGTTTTTGGGGTGGTTGCCTTACGTTTAAAAAAATTAGTTAACAGATTATAA
- a CDS encoding uroporphyrinogen-III synthase: MKVKTILVSQPEPKVENSPYFELQQKHKIKIDFRPFIHIEGVSAKEIRLQKIDLNNFTAIILTSRNAVDHFFRVAEEMRFKVPEGLKYFCQSEAIAFYLQKYVVYRKRKIYVGAKDFADMAPLIKKYKEEKFLLPASDQLNADAPQTLNNLKVDWTQATFYRTVMSDLSDLADVYYDVLAFFSPTGIKSLYKNFPDFQQNNTRIAVFGPTTQKEALDHGLRVDIMAPAPGTPSMTMALEKYIAEVNKGK; this comes from the coding sequence ATGAAAGTGAAAACAATTTTGGTATCGCAACCAGAGCCTAAAGTAGAGAACTCACCTTACTTTGAACTCCAACAGAAACATAAAATCAAAATTGATTTCCGTCCTTTTATCCACATAGAAGGAGTGAGCGCTAAAGAAATTAGACTTCAAAAAATTGATCTTAACAATTTTACTGCAATTATTTTAACAAGTAGAAATGCTGTGGATCATTTTTTCAGAGTTGCTGAAGAAATGCGTTTTAAAGTTCCTGAAGGTTTAAAGTATTTTTGTCAATCAGAAGCGATTGCTTTCTATTTACAAAAGTATGTTGTTTACAGAAAACGTAAAATTTATGTTGGCGCAAAAGATTTTGCCGACATGGCTCCGTTAATCAAAAAATACAAAGAAGAAAAGTTCTTACTTCCTGCTTCTGACCAATTGAATGCAGATGCACCTCAAACCTTAAACAACTTAAAAGTAGATTGGACTCAAGCTACTTTCTATAGAACGGTAATGAGCGACTTGTCTGATTTAGCGGATGTTTATTATGATGTTTTAGCATTCTTTAGCCCAACAGGAATCAAATCATTATATAAAAACTTCCCTGATTTCCAACAAAACAATACTCGAATTGCGGTTTTTGGACCAACCACTCAAAAAGAAGCTTTAGACCACGGACTAAGAGTAGACATTATGGCTCCAGCTCCAGGAACACCTTCGATGACAATGGCATTGGAAAAATACATAGCTGAGGTCAATAAAGGAAAATAA